In one window of Desulforhabdus amnigena DNA:
- a CDS encoding 4Fe-4S dicluster domain-containing protein, with the protein MSQYGFYFDKEKCVGCRACEVACQVWNGSNQTVKWRNVTCLTRGQFPEITGVNVSLACMHCADAPCKKACPRQAISKSEETGAVTVDQSKCVGCMLCLWACPFGAPKMSVKGRMEKCNFCQERPRGMKRACEEICPTQAIVSGLIDELAKFSKKNTADRLFYEEAGGVLLGHEGA; encoded by the coding sequence ATGAGCCAGTACGGATTTTACTTCGATAAAGAAAAATGTGTCGGCTGCCGCGCCTGTGAGGTTGCCTGCCAGGTGTGGAACGGCTCGAACCAGACGGTGAAATGGAGAAATGTCACGTGCCTGACGAGAGGGCAGTTTCCCGAAATCACCGGTGTGAACGTTTCCCTGGCCTGTATGCATTGCGCAGATGCGCCGTGCAAAAAAGCATGTCCCCGGCAGGCCATCAGCAAGAGCGAAGAAACCGGTGCCGTGACCGTTGACCAGTCAAAGTGCGTGGGGTGCATGCTCTGCCTGTGGGCCTGCCCCTTCGGTGCACCCAAGATGAGCGTGAAAGGCCGAATGGAGAAATGCAACTTCTGCCAGGAACGTCCCAGGGGAATGAAGCGGGCCTGTGAAGAAATCTGCCCGACGCAGGCTATTGTCTCAGGACTCATCGATGAGCTCGCCAAATTCTCCAAGAAGAACACGGCAGACCGCCTTTTTTATGAAGAGGCAGGTGGGGTCCTTCTGGGCCATGAAGGGGCGTAA
- a CDS encoding molybdopterin-containing oxidoreductase family protein has translation MNPQSTRHIINEIRGTRVVPGVCIVCPWHCPTEVFVRDNKVVYVRGNENAPNRTTRCVKGISSIHLARDPDRLLHPMKKGKNGNFKVISWDEAFSFIAEKLQNIKEKYGPEAVAYLWHLDSNEMFSQQLFVQLYGTPNWSGHGAACDQSRRLAGLATYGHPLPTKDYENSRFIMLWGEDPLGPNQSLHENRELVEVVKRNAKLVVVDPYRSRTAEKAHVWLPINPGTDGALALAMAHRIIETGAHDAEFCENYVYGFDAFAEHVKANGYTPQWAEGITGIPAETIIELADEFARTKPAVMDGLKGIVNYSNGFQALRAIFCLNAITGNVDGPGCLILKEAGPLLPPLDIPEEEIAVPMRPNLSTAMGYPLAPDIPSQLLPKAVLEGDPYPVRTLFFHIVNPAMSDPNTGLFRKMMAGLDLSVTIDLYMSETAQLSDIVLPEASMFERAEVRESLWSGPQVILSQPAIPCMGSSKPHYEIMKGLAQKMGYGHYFQWETWEDWARTVTSFLPVSFEELKEKGVWHGEMRYRKYLEEGFMTSTGRVEVYSELLAENGYDPMPVYEEDQRVKPDPEYPFQLINAKMQNHCGTHTQNNPYLMEIEGENWAELSARDAGELGISDGDRVELASPLGRVTIAARVKEGLKPGIVRVLHGHGFGRTMGSIARGKGSHVNPIFDSMVNSVSGGIGYNECKVSVRKV, from the coding sequence ATGAATCCACAAAGCACTCGCCATATCATCAATGAGATTCGGGGAACCAGGGTGGTGCCCGGGGTATGTATCGTGTGTCCCTGGCATTGTCCCACCGAAGTCTTCGTGCGTGACAACAAGGTGGTCTATGTGAGGGGAAATGAGAATGCTCCAAACCGAACGACGCGGTGTGTCAAGGGGATTTCGAGCATTCACCTCGCCAGAGACCCCGACCGGTTGCTCCATCCGATGAAAAAAGGCAAGAACGGCAACTTCAAGGTCATCTCCTGGGATGAGGCCTTCTCCTTCATTGCGGAAAAGCTCCAGAATATTAAAGAAAAATACGGCCCCGAAGCCGTGGCCTACCTGTGGCACCTCGATTCCAACGAGATGTTTTCCCAGCAGCTCTTCGTCCAGCTCTATGGGACGCCCAACTGGTCGGGCCATGGTGCGGCCTGTGACCAGAGTCGACGCCTGGCCGGGTTGGCAACCTACGGTCACCCTCTTCCCACCAAGGACTACGAGAACAGCCGGTTCATCATGTTATGGGGTGAAGATCCGCTGGGCCCGAATCAGAGTCTGCACGAAAACCGCGAGTTGGTGGAGGTCGTCAAACGAAATGCGAAGCTCGTGGTGGTAGACCCCTATCGCAGTAGAACCGCGGAAAAGGCCCACGTCTGGCTCCCCATCAATCCGGGCACCGACGGGGCTCTAGCGCTCGCCATGGCCCACCGCATCATCGAGACGGGCGCCCACGATGCGGAGTTTTGCGAAAACTACGTGTACGGTTTCGATGCTTTCGCCGAGCACGTCAAGGCTAACGGGTACACTCCCCAGTGGGCGGAAGGAATCACCGGCATTCCTGCCGAGACGATCATCGAGCTCGCCGACGAATTCGCCCGGACCAAACCGGCCGTGATGGACGGACTGAAGGGTATCGTCAATTATTCGAATGGCTTCCAGGCGCTGAGAGCCATCTTCTGCCTCAATGCGATCACGGGCAATGTCGATGGCCCTGGTTGCTTGATTTTGAAGGAAGCCGGGCCTCTTCTCCCGCCCCTCGATATTCCCGAGGAAGAAATCGCCGTCCCGATGCGGCCGAATCTCAGTACCGCCATGGGCTATCCCCTTGCCCCCGATATCCCCAGCCAGCTGCTGCCCAAGGCGGTCCTGGAGGGAGATCCGTACCCGGTAAGAACTCTCTTTTTCCACATCGTCAACCCGGCCATGAGTGATCCGAACACCGGGCTCTTTCGAAAAATGATGGCGGGGTTGGACCTCTCCGTCACGATCGATCTCTACATGAGTGAAACCGCTCAGTTATCCGATATTGTCCTGCCAGAAGCCTCCATGTTCGAGCGGGCGGAGGTCAGGGAAAGTCTCTGGTCCGGGCCGCAGGTGATTCTCTCCCAACCCGCCATCCCCTGCATGGGAAGCTCGAAACCCCATTACGAGATCATGAAGGGGCTGGCCCAGAAGATGGGATACGGCCATTACTTCCAGTGGGAAACCTGGGAAGACTGGGCAAGGACCGTCACTTCCTTTCTTCCGGTTTCCTTCGAGGAGCTCAAGGAAAAGGGAGTCTGGCACGGAGAGATGCGCTACCGCAAATACCTCGAAGAAGGCTTTATGACCTCTACAGGCAGAGTCGAGGTCTATTCCGAGCTCCTGGCAGAAAACGGCTACGATCCGATGCCCGTCTACGAGGAAGATCAGCGCGTAAAGCCCGATCCCGAATACCCTTTTCAGCTCATCAACGCCAAGATGCAAAACCACTGCGGGACCCATACGCAAAACAATCCCTACCTGATGGAAATCGAGGGTGAAAACTGGGCGGAACTCAGCGCTCGGGACGCCGGGGAGTTGGGCATTTCCGACGGAGACCGCGTCGAGCTCGCCTCGCCCCTGGGGAGGGTGACCATCGCCGCGCGAGTCAAAGAGGGCCTCAAGCCCGGCATTGTGCGTGTCCTGCATGGCCACGGTTTCGGCCGCACCATGGGATCCATTGCCAGGGGCAAAGGGTCTCATGTGAACCCGATCTTCGATTCCATGGTCAATTCCGTGTCCGGAGGGATCGGATACAACGAATGCAAGGTGAGCGTAAGGAAGGTTTAG
- a CDS encoding MBL fold metallo-hydrolase, which translates to MELVFLGTGAGNGVPEFYCNCRVCKEAWEDPRYRRTRCAVALCGEGNLLFDAPPELSSQLLREQLSRIDCFFLTHAHHDHCAALGDLELYARFHRKERLPSVMSSETLEELQSRHGSVEEWMDVVPIQPGETVHRFGVSITAVEVAHSRGTLGYLIDTRAERTAYLPDTGPLPHRMRDLLTGIENLILDATFWEENWYPGKHLAFEQTIQTARELNVGVLYLTHLSMHYGKPVTSQEIESAIEPYGGKVRLAYDGLRISLG; encoded by the coding sequence ATGGAACTGGTTTTCCTGGGCACCGGTGCTGGGAATGGTGTGCCCGAATTCTACTGCAACTGCAGGGTGTGCAAAGAGGCCTGGGAGGATCCTCGATACAGACGAACTCGCTGCGCCGTTGCACTCTGTGGAGAAGGCAATCTGCTGTTCGACGCACCACCTGAGCTCTCCTCGCAACTACTTCGAGAGCAGCTTAGTCGTATCGATTGTTTCTTCCTCACTCACGCTCATCATGATCATTGCGCTGCGCTCGGTGATCTCGAGCTCTACGCCCGCTTCCATCGCAAAGAGAGGCTACCGTCGGTCATGAGCTCTGAAACGCTCGAAGAGCTGCAAAGCCGCCATGGGTCGGTGGAGGAATGGATGGACGTCGTTCCCATCCAGCCAGGGGAAACGGTGCACCGGTTCGGGGTTTCCATTACAGCGGTCGAAGTCGCCCATTCGCGGGGGACGCTGGGCTACCTCATCGACACCAGGGCTGAGCGCACGGCCTATCTGCCTGATACGGGACCCTTGCCCCATCGCATGCGAGACCTTCTGACCGGTATCGAAAACCTCATACTGGATGCGACCTTCTGGGAAGAGAACTGGTATCCGGGCAAACATCTGGCGTTTGAACAGACCATTCAGACAGCGCGGGAGCTCAATGTCGGAGTGCTCTACCTGACGCATCTTTCCATGCACTACGGCAAGCCCGTAACGAGCCAGGAGATCGAGAGCGCCATAGAACCTTATGGGGGCAAGGTCAGGCTCGCCTATGACGGTCTGCGAATTTCGCTCGGATAG
- a CDS encoding TetR/AcrR family transcriptional regulator, protein MSLKDVKNRRQEKMRHILKTATEVFAEKGYAGASTNEIADLAGISKRSMYYYMGDKDTLYASVIKEMLNGAYKLIDVNITDKMTPEEKLRHFILSVAQIGNNRELHSIVLRELLSGGEFLPKDVVEGLDKLFATFSSILEEGKKEIRPGDINPVVACLMLFSFFVHWNLVIPFMAKADVRTAEITALGTGVSDPLIDEVHKIFVKFL, encoded by the coding sequence GTGTCGCTAAAAGATGTGAAAAACAGAAGACAGGAGAAGATGCGCCATATCCTCAAAACAGCTACGGAAGTATTTGCTGAAAAAGGATATGCCGGTGCTAGCACCAACGAGATAGCGGATCTGGCAGGCATCAGCAAACGCAGCATGTACTACTATATGGGTGACAAAGATACACTCTATGCTTCTGTCATTAAAGAAATGTTGAACGGAGCATATAAGCTTATCGATGTCAATATCACAGACAAGATGACACCCGAAGAGAAGCTGCGCCATTTTATCCTTAGCGTCGCCCAAATCGGGAATAATCGAGAACTCCACTCGATCGTTCTGCGGGAGTTGCTCTCAGGGGGTGAGTTCCTGCCGAAAGATGTCGTGGAGGGATTAGACAAGCTGTTTGCCACCTTCAGCAGTATTCTGGAAGAAGGCAAAAAAGAAATCCGTCCTGGGGACATCAACCCGGTCGTTGCGTGCCTGATGCTTTTTTCCTTTTTTGTGCATTGGAACCTTGTCATTCCGTTCATGGCCAAGGCCGACGTGCGGACTGCGGAAATTACGGCGCTTGGCACCGGTGTCAGCGATCCACTTATCGATGAAGTTCACAAGATTTTTGTCAAATTTCTATAA
- the mobA gene encoding molybdenum cofactor guanylyltransferase: MVTGAILAGGRSSRFGRNKAVEVFRGKRLINHSLEGICVHCDPVFVVANDLEPYLDLQATLIRDLIPHQGPIGGIQTALISSPHEWVFIKAADMPFFVPELFRMMLDSTRDADLVIPVHGKLFEPLLALYNRRCIPAIASVLKSGERSVTAIFEKLRLKTIGEEQWRIVDAEGSSFLNVNTPEDWAELTAKFC; this comes from the coding sequence TTGGTTACGGGAGCGATACTTGCCGGAGGAAGGAGTAGCCGCTTTGGTAGAAACAAGGCGGTCGAGGTCTTTCGTGGAAAACGCTTGATAAATCACTCTCTTGAGGGTATATGTGTTCATTGTGATCCTGTTTTCGTGGTGGCGAATGACCTTGAGCCCTATCTCGATCTGCAAGCCACGTTGATCCGAGATCTGATTCCCCACCAGGGTCCCATCGGCGGCATCCAGACAGCGCTCATTTCAAGCCCCCACGAATGGGTATTCATCAAGGCTGCGGACATGCCCTTCTTTGTTCCAGAGCTTTTCCGAATGATGCTTGATTCGACCAGGGACGCGGATTTGGTGATTCCTGTTCATGGGAAGCTATTCGAACCGCTTTTGGCGTTGTACAATCGGCGATGTATACCAGCAATTGCCAGCGTCTTGAAAAGTGGTGAACGCAGCGTGACGGCCATCTTTGAAAAGCTGAGACTGAAGACTATCGGAGAAGAACAGTGGCGGATCGTTGATGCTGAGGGAAGCAGTTTTCTGAACGTGAATACTCCCGAGGATTGGGCCGAGTTGACTGCCAAGTTTTGTTGA
- a CDS encoding oxidoreductase, giving the protein MDHFTQGAIQAKKAGFDGIQFHVAHGYWLSRLLSPCYNRREDDYGGNIANRARIVMEVLRRIREGVGNRFPVLIK; this is encoded by the coding sequence ATCGATCACTTCACACAAGGGGCAATTCAGGCAAAGAAAGCAGGTTTCGACGGAATCCAATTCCATGTCGCTCACGGCTATTGGCTAAGCCGGCTTCTTTCTCCTTGCTACAACAGGCGAGAAGATGACTACGGGGGAAACATCGCAAACCGGGCAAGGATTGTCATGGAAGTCTTGCGGCGTATCCGGGAAGGTGTAGGAAATCGTTTCCCTGTCCTTATCAAATGA
- a CDS encoding OmpP1/FadL family transporter: protein MKRVFRTLATICLIVMLPGLSVAAVNGNQLIGIGPVARSMGGVGVAYPMDAISAVFSNPAAMCFGLYCPGSQADFAVSFLVPDIQSKVTGPGVGGTIEANANNNVFEIPAIGVSIPLNKAMPLWRLGLAAYGVSGLGADFRGTALDQPNFFAPEVPLIAGEYTNLQTVKTAPAIAFEPSDCLSFGLAFHLDYETLDLRHGSSYDFGWGVQLGTLYKPTDNISLGLTYISPQNVTHDNVVDIDHDGNLDSQKVQAPQQIGFGAAYHVQADKLVVEGDVKWLNWANANGYDDLDYDNQWVFALGLQYKPISKVALRAGYNYGKSPLDGHHGFNGTGISKLEGHSLPTYYYETYRTIGFATILEHQLTFGASYELTPNLVVNIGYEHSFQNTLTSTGTDLTGQPVTLQTEVSGNTFDTGIIFRF from the coding sequence ATGAAGAGAGTATTCAGAACCCTGGCAACAATATGCCTGATCGTGATGCTGCCTGGCCTTAGCGTGGCAGCGGTGAATGGCAACCAACTCATAGGCATTGGACCCGTTGCCAGATCGATGGGCGGTGTTGGCGTCGCCTACCCAATGGATGCAATCAGCGCTGTTTTCAGCAATCCCGCCGCCATGTGTTTCGGCCTCTACTGCCCGGGTTCGCAGGCTGATTTCGCCGTCTCTTTCCTAGTGCCCGACATCCAATCCAAAGTGACGGGGCCGGGTGTTGGAGGAACGATCGAAGCGAACGCCAATAACAATGTCTTTGAGATTCCCGCCATCGGGGTATCGATACCACTAAACAAAGCGATGCCGTTATGGCGACTCGGCTTGGCAGCCTATGGGGTATCCGGCCTGGGCGCTGATTTTCGAGGTACGGCTTTGGACCAGCCCAATTTTTTCGCCCCCGAAGTACCCCTCATTGCTGGCGAATACACCAACCTGCAGACCGTCAAAACTGCCCCAGCCATCGCTTTTGAACCCTCTGATTGCTTGTCATTTGGTCTCGCCTTTCACCTAGACTATGAAACCCTCGATCTCAGGCACGGATCCTCTTACGATTTCGGATGGGGTGTTCAATTAGGGACCCTCTACAAGCCTACAGACAATATCTCTCTCGGTTTGACCTACATTTCCCCACAGAATGTGACACATGATAATGTCGTGGATATCGACCACGATGGAAATCTGGACTCCCAGAAAGTCCAAGCTCCCCAGCAAATCGGTTTCGGTGCGGCCTATCACGTGCAGGCTGACAAGCTGGTGGTCGAGGGTGATGTCAAGTGGCTAAACTGGGCAAACGCCAACGGCTATGATGACCTTGATTATGACAACCAGTGGGTGTTTGCGCTCGGTCTGCAGTACAAGCCAATCTCCAAAGTGGCTCTCAGAGCAGGTTACAATTACGGCAAGAGCCCCCTGGATGGCCACCACGGTTTCAATGGCACTGGTATATCAAAGCTGGAGGGCCACTCTCTGCCCACTTATTACTACGAAACCTACAGGACTATAGGTTTTGCCACCATCCTGGAGCACCAGCTGACATTCGGCGCCAGCTATGAATTGACTCCAAACCTGGTGGTTAATATTGGATATGAGCATTCCTTCCAAAATACCTTGACGTCAACGGGCACGGATCTTACTGGACAACCAGTCACCCTGCAAACCGAGGTGAGCGGCAATACTTTCGATACAGGGATAATCTTTCGATTTTAG
- a CDS encoding acetyl-CoA hydrolase/transferase family protein, with protein sequence MANNYLIEYKQKLVSAAEAVKVVRSGDWVAYGHFAMAPKLLDQALAHRKDELRDVKVRCVSPMHMVEVAQIDPKYEHFIYHSSFLGPYDRKLGDRCMHIPGLYRTAAATIREEHAPHVNTVFLKTTPMDDHGFFNFGTSCSYQRALCDRADHIVVEVNNKVPVCLGGEQENVHISEVTHIVESDDYPMPVLQQDTCATDVHKNIARYVVEKLEDGCTLQLGIGGLANYIGKMIADSDLKNLGVHSEMMCDAFVDLFEKGKITGSQKSRHKYKMVYTFALGSQRLYDFLDRNPACAIYPADITNDPERIGLNHRQVAINNALMVDIYGQVCSESVDFRQISGTGGQLDFTYGAQLSKGGKSFICMPSTQRMKDGTVVSRITPFITRGNIVTAPRTLPMYIVTEYGRANIMGKSVWKRAEMLINIAHPDFRSKLIEEADKQKIWTRTNRIL encoded by the coding sequence ATGGCGAATAATTATCTGATTGAATATAAACAAAAACTTGTATCTGCAGCGGAAGCGGTAAAAGTGGTTCGTTCGGGGGATTGGGTGGCGTACGGGCATTTCGCCATGGCGCCGAAACTCCTGGATCAAGCGCTCGCCCACAGAAAAGACGAGCTTAGGGATGTGAAGGTAAGGTGCGTTAGCCCAATGCACATGGTGGAAGTGGCGCAAATAGACCCCAAGTATGAACACTTTATCTATCACAGCTCATTTCTTGGCCCTTATGACCGGAAACTGGGCGACCGGTGCATGCATATACCAGGATTGTATCGAACGGCTGCTGCTACCATTCGTGAAGAGCATGCGCCTCACGTCAATACTGTCTTTCTGAAGACCACTCCCATGGATGATCATGGCTTTTTCAACTTCGGCACTTCCTGCTCGTACCAACGGGCTTTGTGTGACAGGGCTGACCATATCGTGGTGGAAGTCAACAATAAGGTCCCGGTTTGTCTGGGGGGAGAGCAGGAAAATGTTCATATTTCTGAAGTCACTCACATTGTAGAGTCGGATGATTATCCGATGCCGGTTTTACAGCAGGATACCTGCGCAACGGACGTTCATAAAAACATCGCAAGGTATGTTGTGGAGAAACTGGAAGACGGTTGCACGCTGCAATTGGGAATAGGTGGTCTGGCCAATTATATTGGTAAGATGATAGCGGATTCCGATCTCAAAAACCTTGGTGTTCATAGCGAGATGATGTGCGATGCCTTTGTCGATCTTTTCGAGAAAGGGAAAATTACCGGGAGCCAAAAAAGCAGACACAAATATAAGATGGTCTATACCTTCGCCCTCGGCTCTCAGCGTCTTTATGATTTCCTGGATCGAAATCCGGCCTGTGCCATTTATCCTGCAGATATCACAAACGATCCTGAAAGGATCGGCCTGAATCACAGGCAGGTTGCAATCAATAATGCTCTGATGGTCGACATTTATGGGCAGGTGTGTTCCGAGTCCGTTGATTTTAGGCAGATTTCCGGGACGGGGGGGCAACTTGATTTCACCTACGGAGCGCAGCTGTCTAAGGGTGGTAAATCCTTTATCTGTATGCCTTCCACACAAAGGATGAAAGATGGGACTGTAGTATCGAGAATTACTCCATTTATTACTAGAGGAAACATTGTCACAGCCCCTAGAACACTCCCCATGTATATTGTAACTGAATACGGAAGGGCAAATATTATGGGTAAATCGGTATGGAAACGTGCGGAGATGCTAATAAATATCGCTCATCCCGACTTCAGAAGCAAACTCATAGAAGAAGCCGATAAGCAAAAGATATGGACAAGGACTAATAGAATCTTATAG